From the genome of Papaver somniferum cultivar HN1 chromosome 2, ASM357369v1, whole genome shotgun sequence, one region includes:
- the LOC113346670 gene encoding transcription factor SPATULA-like, with translation MYEPCSSSSSSSSTTTTTSLACPVLESDEISLFVQHLFHSSSSSTITCTSSSSSSIKQMPLSAQFAKSFQEDQQNRSCLTNHLPDHTHHNRNIHSDFRLRNDSSNLFLSSSAAAGSLYFPSASSSEIIKDSTTTTTTVISDTGGVNRDFDQKDSDAVNVSVKRRKFPVDNIDLDDYDGESEEGLEGSEGPSKTVPSRSSSKRSRAAEVHNLSEKRRRSRINEKMKALQNLIPNSNKTDKASMLDEAIEYLKQLQLQVQMLSMRNGLSLHPLYLPGVLQPPQMTQMRNMSFGEGNALPQHMNIGTGTHPASQEAQNSFALSNQSTALHQPMVLPNMTNIALPTTSFGLDSSLIQLHHGQFQLSTASEEIYREDVPLPQQLHKSISTRNASASVPFDSRSSIVENTDTVESSVARGNRPQAMLPKDVTDDQNFIQHMHNIHTRSLMDDDGKIKTKTVDF, from the exons ATGTATGAACCCtgttcctcctcctcttcttcttcttctactaccacTACTACTTCTTTAGCTTGTCCAGTACTTGAATCCGACGAAATATCTCTTTttgttcaacatctttttcactcttcttcttcttctacaataacttgtacttcttcttcttcctcttctatcAAACAAATGCCTCTTTCAGCACAATTTGCTAAATCATTTCAAGAAGATCAACAAAATCGTTCATGTCTAACGAATCATTTACCTGATCATACTCATCATAATCGTAATATTCACTCAGATTTTCGACTCAGAAACGATTCATctaatttgtttctttcttcttctgctgctgctggtagTCTTTATTTtccttctgcttcttcttctgaGATTATTAAAGATTCAACAACTACTACTACAACTGTAATTTCTGATACTGGTGGTGTTAATAGAGATTTTGATCAGAAAGATTCTGATGCTGTAAATGTTTCTGTTAAAAGAAGAAAATTTCCTGTTGATAATATTGATCTCGATGATTATGATGGTGAAAGCGAG GAAGGACTTGAAGGATCGGAAGGGCCATCAAAAACAGTTCCATCTCGAAGTTCTTCAAAGAGAAGTAGAGCAGCTGAAGTTCATAATTTGTCTGAAAAA AGGAGGAGAAGTAGAATCAATGAAAAGATGAAAGCTTTGCAGAATCTAATTCCTAATTCTAACAAG ACCGATAAAGCTTCAATGCTCGATGAAGCAATCGAGTATCTTAAACAACTCCAGCTTCAAGTTCAA ATGTTATCAATGAGAAACGGGTTGAGTTTGCATCCCTTGTACCTGCCTGGAGTTTTACAGCCTCCACAGATGACTCAGATGCGTAATATGAGCTTTGGCGAAGGAAATGCACTTCCACAGCATATGAACATTGGAACAGGTACACATCCTGCGAGCCAAGAAGCACAAAATTCCTTTGCTTTATCAAACCAAAGCACAGCTTTGCATCAACCTATGGTCCTTCCAAATATGACAAATATAGCCCTTCCAACAACATCATTTGGCTTGGACTCATCATTAATTCAGCTCCACCATGGACAGTTCCAGTTATCCACAGCTTCTGAG GAAATATATAGGGAAGATGTTCCACTTCCACAGCAATTGCACAAAAGTATCTCTACCAGGAATGCCTCAG CTTCTGTACCCTTTGATTCGCGATCATCAATAGTAGAGAACACAGACACTGTGGAATCTTCTGTGGCGCGAGGAAATAGACCACAAGCCATGCTCCCGAAAGACGTAACAGATGACCAAAATTTCATTCAGCATATGCACAA CATACATACAAGAAGTTTGATGGACGATGATGGCAAGATAAAGACAAAGACGGTGGATTTTTAG